A window of Hymenobacter siberiensis genomic DNA:
TGGAGCCCGCTACCGATGTGGACTAAGCGCCCCGCTATCCAGGCGGGCACTTCCTATGGGAAAGGGCTCGCCGCCGGCCGGCCGGCGGGGGCAGGCTGGTGGCGGCGGGGGCTGCAGCTGGCGCTGCTGGCTGTGGCCGCTGCCGCCACCGCCTGCGACCCGGTGGGCAATATCGCGCTCGATTTGCCCGCCACCAGCACCGGCAGCACGGCTTACTACGTCGACACCCTGACGGTGCGGGTGGCCACGGTGCTACACGACTGATAGCCAATTCTATCACCGATAACCTGCTGGTGGGGCACTACCACGACCCACGCCTTGGCATCATCACGGCCCGCAGCTTTGTGTGGGTGGGCCAGCGGGCGGCCTGCGCGCCCACTACCGACGAAGTATTTGATTCCCTTGTATTGGTGCTGAAGCCCGATGCGGCCGACGACGCGGCCCTGTTCCGCAGCCAGGTGAGTACCGCCGGGGCCGCCCTGAGCCTGTACACGCACCTGCCCCTCGACCCGCTTACGGCCATTGTGAAGGACTTTGCCCTGGCTGCGGGTGCCGAGCATTTCTACCAGGTAGCCACCGACGGCACGGGCACGCCCCTCACGCCGCTCACTACTTCGTTGCAGGCGCTCGACGTGTCGCGTGCCGCCCAGGAAAGCTACATCGATGGCGCGCTGGGCCTGTAGACCAAAATCGAGATTCTGTACCTGAATAACCTGCGCGCCTTTGGCTCCGGCATCACCATTGTGCAGGCGCATCTGGTGCTCGAAGCGCTACCGGGCTCCACCACGCGCTACCTGCCGCCGCCCGGCAGCCTGGTTTCGTACCTGGCCGGGCGCGGCAATCAGCAGGGGCTGGCCGTGGGGGCCGTCGCCGTTCCATACCTGAATAGCGTGTCGACGCTGACCGGTCTGGAAACGGGCTCCTACAACTTCGCCATCACTGCCTATTGCCAGGCGGTGGTCGACCGCACACTCAAAAACGATGGCGTGTTGCTGGCATCGGCCGCGCCTACCAGCCCGGAGCGGGTGGTGCTGGGCGGCCCCAGGCGCAGCGAGAACCGCCTGCGGCTGGAGCTGTATTTTCTCAGCCATTAATTTTCAGCAGCTCATTGCCCGGGAATTGCTAAAATAATTTTGGCGGCTATCAATCAGGTTGTTATTGGCGAGTAGTGAGCCGGTCTGACGGCTTTTCAGGGGTGGTCAGACCGGTTTTTGCGGGCCGGACCTGCCACCAAATGCGGGCTTATGCTGTTATTGACCTATGCCAACTTTGCCCGCCCCGCGCCCCGACCTGCTGCGCCTCGACTACGATACCTACCGCGCCCTACCCGCCATTGCCAATTCCGACCTCTCGCGCCTGCGCGATGCCCTCGACGGCCGCCCGCCCCGCCCCCAAACCAGTGCCAACGAAGGCGCCCTGAGCTTTGGCACCGCTTTCCATACCGCCCTGCTGGAACCCGCCGACTACGTGGCCGGCCAGCCCGGCCTGAACGATACGCTGGTGTGGTGGCTGGTGGAGGGCGTGAAGCTGAACACGCAGCTGGTCAGCCTGCTGGAGTACGGAACTCCCGAAGTGAGCGTGCTTTTCACCGAGCCCGAATCTGACACGCTCTGTAAGCTGCGGGCCGACCTCGTGGTGGCTCACCCCGACGAGCCGTTCACCATCATCGACTTCAAAACCACCAGCGCCCGCGACGCCGACCATTTCCTCTGGCAATGCTCGGCTTACGACTACGACCGGCAGGCCGCCTTCTACACCGATGCCCTGCGCGCCGAGCGGTTCCTGCTGGTGGGCGTGCAAAAAAACGAGCCCTTCGGCGTTTTCATCATCGAAGTGAGCGAGCAGATGCTGGCCGAAGGCCGCCAGAAATACCAGCGCCTGCTGCGCCTGCTAAAAGCCCCCGGCACCGCCCCCGCCTTCCGCGCCGAAGCCGTGCAGGCGGCGGTGGCCGCCCTGGGCCAGGCCGAGGAAAACCGGCCGGCGGAATAGCCACTGCATCCCGGTACAATTCAATCGACCGCATGGCATAAGGAGTTGATTATCAGTTTTTAGGTGTGCAATGCCGGCTTTCTAAGAAGCTGTTTGAGTTAGCAGAACTTCAGGGTTCTGCGAATGTTAACTATTGCAATCCAGGCATTTGCATGACGCAACGTCCGGTCGTATTCTTTGGGCAAGCGCCGGTTCATGTCGAGCCACGCGAACGTGCGCTCGACAATCCAGCGCCAGGCGTGGATGCAGAAATTGGTTTTCCGCACCAGTACGTGCACCGGTTTCTCGACCCGGATGCCGTAGCGCCGGGCCAGGTGCCGGCGGAAACCGCCGTGAAAGGAACTGTCCACGAAAACGACCTGGATGGCCCCCAGCAGTTCGTGCGTGGCGGCCACCTCGTCCCAAAAGCAATGGCCGCGGCGCCGTCCACCGCATCGGTGGGCAGCACCCGACTGGCCAGCACATGGCCCAGCGTGTCGGTGAGCACCAGGCGTTTACGCCCCTTGACCAACTTGCCCGCGTCGAAGCCCACGGTGGCTCCGGTGGCCGTGGCCGTATTTTTGACGCTTTGCGTGTCGAGTATCACGGCCGTGGGGCAGGCTTTTTTTGGGCGTGTTCCCGGCTGCTCACCGTCAAACAGGCGCTTACCCGCGCCCAGGTGCCGTCGGCTTCCCACTTGTCAAAGTACCAGTACGCCGTGCTCCAGGGCGGTAAATCGCCCGGTACGTCCCGCCAGACGCACCCGTTTTTGAGCACGTACAAAATGGCATTGACGATTTCCACCAGCGGCCATTTGCTGCGCCGCTTGACCACCAGCAGCGGCTACAGCCGCTGCCAGTCGCGAGCGCAAAGGCCTGAGCTATATAGCTTTCAGGTCAAAATAGCGGAGGCATCCATCTTGCAAAATTAACTCAGACAGCTTCTTAACCGTTTGCCTTTCTACAGACCTGCCGCCGCTCTGCGGCTACTTCGCAGTATGGGCTAATTGAGGAAAACCGCCTAGCCCGTCGAGCCCTTTTGCAGTAGCTCCTTTACCTTGGGTTCTTCCAAAAAGCCCTTTTCCTGATCAGGAGGGCGCTTTCTTGTATTAACTAAAAAAACTTACTAATTAGTAAGTAAGTAGTATATTTGTCCTGAAATGACCACTGCCCCTACAATCCCCATCATTCCTGCTGACACCCGCATCCGCATCCTCGACCTGGCCGAAGGGCTGTTGTTGGAACGGGGCTTTAATGCCTTCAGCTACCAGCATCTGGCCAAAGAATTGGGGGTGAAGCCGGCCGCCATTCATTACCACTACCCGAGCAAGGACGACCTGGGCATGGCAATTGTGGCTCGGCAGCTGCGCCGCCTGCGCAAGTGGCGCGACCTGCCCCGCGTGGCCGACCTGCTGCCCGTCGCGCAATTCGAAGCCCTGCTGGCGGTGTATGACACGCACCTCGGCCATGAGCGCCGCGTGTGCCTGTTTGGCGCGCTGGCGGCCGATTTCCGGACCCTGCCCGTGCCCATGCAGGCCGAGCTCCGCACCTTCAACCGCGAGCTGACCGAGTGGCTGGCCCAGGTGCTGGCCGTGGGCCGGGTCACGGGTACCCTGCGCTTCGTGGGCAGCCCGGCGGCAAAGGCGGCGCAGGTACTCACTACGCTGGCCGGGGCCCTGCAAGTAGCCCGCGTGCACGACGAAACGCCCTTTCAGGTGATAGTGGGCCAGCTGCGGTTGGAGCTGCTGGCTTAATTCGACTGCCTGTAGCACATGCTTTAGCTTGTGCAGTAATGGATTATTGAAAAATACCTGTTAATCCTGACGCGGCACAAACTGAAGCATGTGCTACAATCGCTCGCCGATGACCAATACCTATTCGCCCGCGCATTCCTTACTTATGACCGCTGCCCCGCTGCCTGCTGCTCCTAAAATTCGCTATCCTTCGCCGCCGCCGGGCTTGCGCTGGCTACGCTGGCAGCTGCGGGTGCAGTGGGCCATAATGCCCACGCGGGCGTTTCGGCAGGCGTGGGGGCTGTTTGTGACGCCGCGCCGCCTGGCCCTCAAAGCCTGGGAAGGCCCCGCCCTGGCCAGTGCTCGCCGCCGCACCGTGGCGGCCGGTACCGGCACCGTGGCCGTGTATGAGTGGGGGCCGGCTGCCGCCCCGGCGGTGCTGCTGGTGCACGGCTGGGAGCATCGGGCCAGCTTTTGGGGGGCGTGGGTGGCCCCGCTGCTGGCGGCCGGCTACCGCGTGGTGGCCCTCGATGGTCCCGCGCACGGCGAATCGAGCGGCCGGCAGGTCACGCTCACCGATTTTGGTGGGGCCGTGCAGGCGGTGGTGAATACGTTGGGGGCGGTGCGCGCCATCGTGGCGCACTCGTTTGGGGCGGCGTCGGTGGCGGGGCTGCCGGTGCGGCTGCCGGCGGGGGCGGCATTGCCGCGCCTCGTGCTCATTAGTGCGCCGGTGGGGCCGCGGGTGGTGGCCGAGCGGTTTGCCGATTTCCTGCACCTGCCCCAAGGGTTGGTGGCGCGGTTTGCGGCCCACATCGAGCAGAATACCGGCCGGCCCGCCGATTCCTTTGCCGCTGCCGTCTCGGGGCCGTCCATCGGGGCCGAAAAGGTGCTGGTGCTGCACGACGAGGCCGACGAAATCATCCCTTTCGCCGAAAGTGGGCAGATTGTGGCCGCCTGGCCCGGCGCGGTGCTGCACGCCACGCGCGGCCTGGGCCACAACCGCATTCTGCGCGATGCCGGCGTGGTGCAATCCGTGGTGCGCTTCATCGTGTAGCTTTTAGTTCTTCACCGCCAAAACTCCTCCGCTTTTGTTGTAGAGAATATTTCACTCATTTTTCTTCCTGTCATGGTAAAAGTTGCGCTGTTAGTTCGCCTCGAAGTAAAACCTGGTCATGAGCAGACCGTCGCCGATTTTCTGGCCGGGGCCCTGCCCATCGTCGAAGCGGAGCCTGCTACGACCACCTGGTACGCCCTGCGCCTGGGCCCTTCTACGTTCGGTATTTTCGATACTTTCCTCGATGAAGCCGGCCGCAAAGCCCATCTCGCCGGGCAGGTAGCCGCCGCCCTGGGCACCCACGCCGACCTGTGGGCTAGCCCGCCCCACATTGAAATGGTAGACATTCTGGCCTCGAAAGGCGCGTAAGCACGCCCTTTGCGGTCGTTTCCTGTTGGGCCGTGCCGGTGCGCCTGCTGCCTGATAAGACTTTCCCGCGTCCGGGTTGCATCCTAAAGCCAGCTGTTCAGGTTTCTGCCTGAGTGGCTGGCTTTTTTGCGTTCATTATTGTTGAGTAATATATGAGTTTGAAAATGCTGTAAATAGACTACCACTTATGCTACTACTGGCTCGCATCGTACAGGCAACTTATTTACCCCTACAACTCATCTGGGAAAGCAAGCGGACGGCTTATCTGCTGAGCGTGGCGTTGGTAACGGTGTTTGTGTTGAGCATCGCAGTGGCCTTGGTCAACTACACCGGCATGTTGCAATTGCCGGGCATGTGGGGCCAAATCCATTTCCTGCAAGCCGTGGAAATATCGTTTACGCTGTTGCTGTTTTTTGAAATGGTGAGCCTGGTATTTGTTATTCCCGAATCCATTGCGAATTCCATCGGCAAGCAAATTGAAATTTTGAGCCTGATTTTGTTGCGGTCTTCTTTCAAAGAATTTTCGCACTACAATTTCCAGCTTCCGCTGCAAAGTCAGCTCGAATCGGTGTATAAAATGGTGGCCGATGGTGTGGGCGCCCTGCTGGTTTTCCTGCTGATTTACGTCTACTACGGTATTCAGCGGCACCGCTCCATCACGCAGGAAAGCGACAAGCTGCAATTCGTATTGCTGAAACAATTCATTGCGCTGCTCGTCTTCGTTACCCTGCTGGGCATGTATGGATACGATGTTTTTCACATGTTTAGCAGCAGCCATTGGGTGCAGTCTGCAGACAGGTTCTACATGATATTAATTTTTGCCGACCTGCTATTCATGCTCGTGGCCTTCCGGTACACGCTGCATTACCCGGACGTTTTCCGGTATTCCGCCTTTGTGCTGGTAACGGTATTTATCCGGTTTTCGCTGCTGGCCCCGGTGTATTATAACGCGCTGCTCAGCTTGTTTTCCGTGGTATTTGCCATCGCCGTGGCGTATTTCCACAACTTATTCACCGATGGCCGACTGTCGTACCTCACCAAGCACCAACCCAAAGGCCACGATTGATTTTGGCTGAAATCAGGACGGAGCCGGGCCTCTGCTCAGCGGCAGCGCGCTAGATGCTATCCAGGCCTTCGGCGGCGAGCTGGCGCAAAACATCACGCAAGCCGTCGGCATCGCTCATCATCCGGCCAATGTGCTGCACGTATTCGGCCTCGGCGCGCAGGTCGCGCTTGAGCTGGCGGAGCTCCAGTTCCTGCTTCTTGCCCGAGGCCATGGCGAAGCCATTGGGGCCATATTTCAGCTCGTTCATTTCCTGTTTCAGCTGAATTTGCTGCTGGAGCAGGGCGCGAGTGTAGCGGGCCAGCACATCGTCGGCGGCCGCGTCGGCGGGGGCCGATTCGGCTAGGAGCTGTAGCAGCGTGTAGAGGTCGTCGGCCTCGTAGGCCTCGGTGATGCGCTGCATCTGGGCGGTTTTGTCGGCTTGCTTTTCGGGGTCGCGCTCCAGGTCGGGGTGGTGGGTGCGGGCCAGCTGGCGGTAGATGGTTTTGGCGTTGGTTTCGAGTTGCTTTTGGTCGGCCAGCGCGGCGGCTTCCTGCTGGCGCTGGGCCTTGGTTTTGCGACGGGCGCGGGCGGCGGCGGCAGCCTGCTCGTGCGGCGGCAGGGTAGGGTCGGGGATAAACTCCGGGGCCGAATCTTCGGGTTTTTTGCGCCCGGCGGCGGGTTTGGCTCCTGCGGGGCGGTGCCCGGCCGGGGCATATTTGCGGATAATGGCCGCTTCATCCTCTCCAAACCGGTCTTCTAGGTTATGAGCATTGCCCAGAATCACGCCCGTAATCTGGGCTTCTTCCATGCGGCTGAAGTAGCTCAGCAGCAGGGCTTCTTCCAGCGGCGCATACAGCGCGTGGCGGGCCGCCACCACGGCCGTGGCCGCCGGCCCCACCTGCTGCCAGTAGCGCCGCCGGGCCTCGGCCTGCTCGGCGCGCAGGTCGCGCAGCCGCTCGCGCAGGTTCTCCACATCCAGAATAGCCTGCCGGAATGCTTGTTGCGCGAGGGTTCCGGTGGGCGGCTCAGTGGTCAGTACCGGGACCATAATACGTTTGGGATGCGCGGAATCAGGGTTTTTCATCAGCTGTAAAGGTAGTTCTACTGCTTCACCCCACCCCCGGCCCCAGAGCCGTTAAGTTCTACTGTCGTCGCCCTCCCCGTGCGCCTCATCCCCCGGCCCCTTCTCCGAAAAGTAGAGGGGGAGCCACGGCGGCGCGCTCAAAAAGTGGTTTGCAAGGTCATCCCCCGGCCCCTTCTTCTTTTCGGAGAAGGGGCCGGGGGATGAGGCGCACGGGGAGGGGCCGGGGATGGGGTGAATTTACGGCCACAGCTCAAAGGCCACCCGAAACGTGTTGCAGTGCGCGTCCACGATATCGGCCAGCCGCTCGGAGTAGCCGCCGCCCATGCTCACTGCCACCGGCAGGTGGCGGGCGTGGCACAGGCCCAGCACCAGCTCGTCGCGCCGCCGGCAGCCGGCGGGCGTGAGCGCCAGCTTGCCCAGCTTGTCCGTCGCCAGCACGTCCACCCCCGCCTGGTAGAAGATGAAATCGGGCCGCACGCGCTCCACCAGTGGTCCCAGCGTAGCCGCAAGCTGCGCCAGATATGCTGCATCATCGGTGCCCAGCGCCAGCGCAACATCCAGGTCCGACTGCTCCTTGCGCAACGGGTAATTGGCTCCGGCGTGCATCGAGAATGTGAACACGCGCGGCTCGTTGCGGAAAATGGCCGCCGTGCCATCGCCCTGGTGCACGTCAAGGTCCACAATCAAAACTTGCCGGGCCAGTCCGTGCGCCAACAGGTGCGCGGCGGCAATGGCCTGGTCGTTGAGCACACAGAAACCTTCGCCCCGGTCGGCGAAGGCGTGGTGGGTGCCGCCGGCCAGGTTCAGGCCGATGCCGTCGCACAAGGCATGCAGGGCCGATTGCAGCGTGCCCGCGCTGCTGCTCAGCGAGCGGCGCACCAGCTTTGGGCTTTGCGGCAGGCCCAGGCTGCGCACTTCGCGGGGCATGAGTTGGAGGTCGCGTACGCGGTGCCAGTAGTCGGCGGTGTGCACGCGTAGCACATCGGCCTCGGCGCAGAGGCCGGGCTCGTAGAAATCGGCCGGCTCGGCAATGCTCTGCCACAGGAGCTGCTCCCGAATCAGGGCGTATTTGGCGATGGGGAAGCGGTGGCCGGCGGGCAGGTCGAGGGTGTAGTGGTCGGAAGTGGCGAGGCGGGGCATACGTCGCAGGTACTAGTAATCCGGGGCAGATGTTTTAATTCGTTCAAGAACTCCAGCACAATGTAGAGACGCAAGGATGCGTCTCTACATTGGCAAACTGAATTGCTGAATAGTAATGCTGATGCGGTAAAGCTAGTTATGTTATCCCGTGAGGCGAGGCCGTATTTTTGAGGATGAATTATGTGGCCCTGCGCGAGCGGCCGACGCAGTTTTTGGCCTTGACCAGCCTGCTGCCCGCCGAATTTGATGACCTGCTCACTGACTTTACGCCCCGTTGGGAGCGCTACCACCGCTACCATACCCTCGACGGCGACCGGCGGCGCATCCCGGCGCACCGGGAACGGGCCAACGCCACCTTAGCGGGCACCGACACGAAGCTTTTTTTCTTGCTGACCTACCTCAAAACCAATTTCTTGCAGCAGCACCAGGCTACCAGCTTCGGCGTGTCGCAGACCCGCGTGAGCCGCCTGGCGGGCCCCTTGCTCGACGTGCTCAACCAGACGCTGGCCGCCCGGCACCTGCTGCCCGTGCGCGACGGGGCGCAGCTGGCCCAGTGCCTGGCCGCGCACCCGGTGAAGGTCTTCACCTGCGACGGGGTGGAGCGCGGCATTCCGCGCAACGCCGACCGGGCAGCACAGGAAGAAGAGTACAGCGCCAAAAAAAAGTCCACGCCCTGAAAAACATCACCTTATCCGACGATACGCAGTACCTGCACGATCTTTCGCCCACCGAGTCCGGGCGGGTGCACGACAAAAAAATGGTCGACCTCTACCCCCTGTGCCTGCCGGTCGGCAGCGTGCTGCGGCAGGATTTGGGCTTCCTCGGCCATCGGCCGCCGGGGGTGCTCATCGAGATGCCCCATAAGAAGCCGCCGAAAGGCGAGCTGATCTTTTCCCAGCTGCTCTACAACCAGTTGCTCAGCCCGTTGCGGGTGGTCATTGAACACGTCCACAGCGGCATCAAGCGCTTACGGATGGTCCGCGACAAGCTGCGCCTACGCGGCGACTGGTTTCGCGACACCGTGATGGTGGTGGCTTGCGGACAGCACAACCTGCGCGTCCGCAGCCAACACCGGGCTTATCTCACACACGCACCCGCCAATCTTGACAAGTAATCCGCACAAGCTTTAGTATTTACGCCAGTACACGAAAAAAGGCAGATGCTAGGCAGCCACAGCACCCGACGAATGGTATCCTTCCGTTAATTCCCTTTCCAGCTGATAAGCGTTCAACCTAGGCCCGTTTCTGAGCGTTTTCCGGCTACTCCCTCTCACCACCACCACCCACAGCAGCAGCCAGCGCCCACCATAGCCAGCCGCCTACACCATACGCCCAACCTGCCAAAGTGCAACCTTGCCCGTACTGGCACCCTATCCCATAACAGCCGCTTACCTATCCAACAAAACCCGCAAAAAGTTGGATGCCCCAAAATAAAGCACTGCATTAAAACTTATGGTAAATTTATAATCAATACTTTACAAGCATTATATCGAATCTATGTTGAACTACCATCACAACCTCGCCTGGAAGGAGCGGCTGGCCGATGGCCGCGAGGTCATCACCCACCGCAAGGGGGCTACGCCGGCCGGCACGGGCGTGCTCGGCATCATACCCGGCTCGATGACGGCCCCCGGCTTTATTGTGCGGGGCGGAACGGGGCCGGGTCGCTGCCTTCGGCTTCGCACGGGGCGGGGCGGTTCATGTCGCGCACCCGCGCCAAGGCCGACCTGGGCGAAAGCCAGGTGCGCAAGTACCTCGCCGACCACGGCATCGAGCTCATCGGCGGAGGGCTCGACGAAGCTCCCATGGCCTACAAATATATCTACGCCGTGATGGCCAGCCAGCACGAGCTGGTGGACGTGCTGGGCTCCTTCACGCCCAAAATCGTGCGGATGGACGGGGCCTGATGGCTGGTTTCTCGTTGCTGGTTGGTTTTTATCCTGAAAAACGGCTCAATAGCGTCCAGCCAGATACTAGAAACCAGAAACAAAAGCTCCTGCTTCAGCAGCAACTGCGTTGCAGCAGTTAATTCCCCCGCAATCCGAACGACCGGTGCCGTGCGTACATAGCTGCGTGTCTCTTACAGGGGACAGTTGTTTTCATAGCTCGGAAAGCCTCTCGCCCTTGGCGGGAGGTTTTTTAATTACAGGGAAATGGTATCCCACAGCACAACGCCCTAGCCAATGCAGCCGTGGCGTTGTGCTTTTTATCTCAGAAAGGACGGGTAGCAGCAGGGGTTATTGCACCATCAGTCGCTTGGCCACGAGGCCAGCCGCCGTGCGGGCCTGCACCGAATACACGCCGGGGGCAAGGCCGGCCAGCGGCAGGTCAAGGGCTTCGGCGGGGCCGGCGGCCAGGGTGCGCGTGAGCACCGGGCGGCCCAGGTTATCGGTCACGGTTACCAGCGTGGGCTGGTTGCCGCGCAGGGTGGCGGGCAGGAGCAGGGTGGCCGTGCCCCGGGCCGGATTGGGGTACACCGCCGCCAGCCGTGCCAGGGCGGCCGGGGCTGTGGCCAGCGGCGCACCAATGCCCACCGCAATGTCGCGGATAACGAAGGGCACTACTGCCGGTACCGTGTTACCCACCAGCGTGGCCAGGCCGGTTGTCAGATTGAAGCGGTAGAAGTTGCTGCTGCCGCCAGCCGTCACCTCCATCAGGAAGCCTTCGTTGCGGTTGAGGCCGGCATTGAAATAAATATCGAAATCGATGGCCTGCGGCGACCCAATGCCATACGTGCCCGACGGCACCTGCAGCATCACCGTAACCGGGGCTGTGAGTACGCCGCCATTGGGCGGGCTCACTACCGAAAGCAGGCCGTTATTCAGCTCGTCGAAGGCGTAGAGTGTGGTGTTGGTCGCGCCGGGAAAGGCGTTGGTGTAGGCCACGGCCCCAATGCCGGGCGTGGCCGGGGAGCCGCTGGCATAGGTCAGGTTGGTATCGGTGCCGGCCAGCGCGCCGGTGCTGGGGCTGAGGCGGTAGTTGGCGCGGGTAGTGCTCACCACCCGAATCAGGTCGGCCAGGGGGTTGAAGTCGAAGCCGATGCGGGCGGTGCGGCGGCCCAGCTCCAGGCGCAGGGCGGGCGCTACCGGTGTGGCGGCCCCGCTGGTCAGGTTCAGGGTGTAGAGCTGGGCATTGGGGGCGGGGGCCAGGGCGGCCGTGTCGTAGCCCAGGGCGTAGAGCTGGGCGTTGGCAGGCCGGAAATCCATGCCTACCAGGCTCTGGCCGGCCGCCACGCCGGCCACGGTAGCGGGCGTGCCCACGGCCATGCCATTGGCCACATTGATGGCAACCAGGCCCTGCGACCCGGCCGGCGAGCCCAGATAGGGAGCCGTGAGCGTGCCCAGCCCATACACCGTCTGGCCCAGAGCGACGGGGCCGGCCAGCACGACCAGGCCCAGCAAAATACCGGCCCGCCCGGAAAACGAACGTAAAGAAGTAGCCATAAAAATCGGAGCGATAACGGGTGAAATGCCTGTTCTGCAAACGGCTACCCGCTGCCGAAAGTTACTGGCCCGGGCCTGCGCCGGCTACGCCACTACCCGCACCGCATCGCCCACCCGAATGATGCCGCCCTGCGCAATGTGGGCCGTGAGGCCGCCGTGCCCGCGCATGGCGTTGTAGCCGCCGGGGCCCAGCTCTTCCTCCATGCGCGAGCAGGGGTGGCACTCGCCGGTGATGTCGAGAATAACCTCATCGCCGATGTGAATCTGACGGTTTTTCAGGGCCAGCAGGTTCAGACCGCTCACCACTAGGTTGCGGCGCAGGCGGGCAGGGTCCAGCGGCGCATCCAGCCCCAGGTAGCCCGCCACCGCCGCTAGGTGCTCGTGCTGAATAAGCGTGACCTGCCGCTTGCCGCCCGCCTTGGGCCGGGCGTGGTCGCCGAGCATGTGGGAGTCGGTTTTTAATTCGACTTCGGGCACTGACACCAGTGGCTCGCGACGCAGCGGGCGCTGGCCAATCCAGGTCACGCGGCCGGTTTGGGGCAGGGTGCCCAGCAGGCGCGCCACCGTCGATTTATCGTCGCCAAAAAAAGGAAAAGCCATGCGAAAGGGACGGGGCTTGGTTGTGGGATATTACAGCTCGTCGGGAGTGCCAAAGCCCTCCCGGATTTCGGTATGCCGAATCTGGCCGCCGAGGTTGCCGGCCCGGGCCAGCAGGCCGAAGCTAAGCACGGCCGTTGCCAGCGCCGCCAGCGTCAGCAGGCGGGCTTTGGGCGACCCATTCTTCAGCAGCAGCAACCCGAACAGGGCCATTGCCGCCGCTGCCTCCAACACCCAGAAACCCAGCTCGGCCGCCGCCTCGTGGTTCTGGATGAGGGCGCGGCTCACGCGGGGCAGGTTGAGGGCAATGGCCGCCGCACCCTCGCCCGTAAGCTGGGCCGGCAGGCACAGCAGGCCGGCGGCCAGCACGGCCACCAGGCCGGCTTTGGTGAGGTCGAGGCTGTGCTTTAGCACGCCCGCCGCCAGCAGCACGGCGGCAAAAAGGCTGCCCATGATGGGCACATGGTTGACAATGAGGTGCAGGTGGGCTTGGTTCATCAACGCTAAATGAAAACGGAATGGGGGATGGCGGCCGGAGGCGCAAAGCTACTCCGGGCCCGTGGGCGGCCGGAATCACGCAACCCTTTTTCCCGGGCAACGACTCTCCTTTAATGAACTGCCAGCGGGGTAAAATCGTTATTTAACCAGCCGGATATGTTGCCAATGGCGCAATAAAGCGGCCCCGCGTCGTTGGCTGATTTTCAGCGGCAATTCTGCGGCGCTTAACTGTTGGTTATGGCGGGCTTTACACCAGTATCCGCTTGCTAATAAGCCCGTCAGCGGGCGCTGAAAGCTGGCATTACGCTTGCCTTCAGATTTGTAATCAACAGTCATTTCCCTTCTCCTGCTTCGATATGGCTTTCCTCCCTCGTTTTATCAGCCGCCTGGTGGCTCCGCTGCTGCTTGTGCTGCCGCTGGCCCTGGCCGCTCCCGCGCAGGCCCAAACTGCCCCTGCGCCCACCGACGTTATCCGCGAAATCACCGATGCCGTGGGCCTCAAAGCCCGCTTCGAGCTGCGCGCCACCCGCGAAGTCGATAACGCGGCCGCCGTGGTGTACAACGGCAAGCGGTTCCTGCTCTACAACCCCGATTTTCTGAACTCCGTGAACCGCGCCGGCCACACCGACTGGGCCGGCATCAGCATTCTGGCCCACGAGATGGGCCACCACCTCAACGGCCACACCCTGCGCGCCGGTGGCTCGCAGCCCGCCGATGAGCTGGAGGCCGACGAATTCTCCGGTTT
This region includes:
- a CDS encoding PD-(D/E)XK nuclease-like domain-containing protein — protein: MPTLPAPRPDLLRLDYDTYRALPAIANSDLSRLRDALDGRPPRPQTSANEGALSFGTAFHTALLEPADYVAGQPGLNDTLVWWLVEGVKLNTQLVSLLEYGTPEVSVLFTEPESDTLCKLRADLVVAHPDEPFTIIDFKTTSARDADHFLWQCSAYDYDRQAAFYTDALRAERFLLVGVQKNEPFGVFIIEVSEQMLAEGRQKYQRLLRLLKAPGTAPAFRAEAVQAAVAALGQAEENRPAE
- a CDS encoding transposase produces the protein MAATHELLGAIQVVFVDSSFHGGFRRHLARRYGIRVEKPVHVLVRKTNFCIHAWRWIVERTFAWLDMNRRLPKEYDRTLRHANAWIAIVNIRRTLKFC
- a CDS encoding transposase, coding for MVKRRSKWPLVEIVNAILYVLKNGCVWRDVPGDLPPWSTAYWYFDKWEADGTWARVSACLTVSSREHAQKKPAPRP
- a CDS encoding TetR/AcrR family transcriptional regulator gives rise to the protein MTTAPTIPIIPADTRIRILDLAEGLLLERGFNAFSYQHLAKELGVKPAAIHYHYPSKDDLGMAIVARQLRRLRKWRDLPRVADLLPVAQFEALLAVYDTHLGHERRVCLFGALAADFRTLPVPMQAELRTFNRELTEWLAQVLAVGRVTGTLRFVGSPAAKAAQVLTTLAGALQVARVHDETPFQVIVGQLRLELLA
- a CDS encoding alpha/beta fold hydrolase, whose protein sequence is MTNTYSPAHSLLMTAAPLPAAPKIRYPSPPPGLRWLRWQLRVQWAIMPTRAFRQAWGLFVTPRRLALKAWEGPALASARRRTVAAGTGTVAVYEWGPAAAPAVLLVHGWEHRASFWGAWVAPLLAAGYRVVALDGPAHGESSGRQVTLTDFGGAVQAVVNTLGAVRAIVAHSFGAASVAGLPVRLPAGAALPRLVLISAPVGPRVVAERFADFLHLPQGLVARFAAHIEQNTGRPADSFAAAVSGPSIGAEKVLVLHDEADEIIPFAESGQIVAAWPGAVLHATRGLGHNRILRDAGVVQSVVRFIV
- a CDS encoding putative quinol monooxygenase — its product is MVKVALLVRLEVKPGHEQTVADFLAGALPIVEAEPATTTWYALRLGPSTFGIFDTFLDEAGRKAHLAGQVAAALGTHADLWASPPHIEMVDILASKGA
- a CDS encoding J domain-containing protein, whose amino-acid sequence is MVPVLTTEPPTGTLAQQAFRQAILDVENLRERLRDLRAEQAEARRRYWQQVGPAATAVVAARHALYAPLEEALLLSYFSRMEEAQITGVILGNAHNLEDRFGEDEAAIIRKYAPAGHRPAGAKPAAGRKKPEDSAPEFIPDPTLPPHEQAAAAARARRKTKAQRQQEAAALADQKQLETNAKTIYRQLARTHHPDLERDPEKQADKTAQMQRITEAYEADDLYTLLQLLAESAPADAAADDVLARYTRALLQQQIQLKQEMNELKYGPNGFAMASGKKQELELRQLKRDLRAEAEYVQHIGRMMSDADGLRDVLRQLAAEGLDSI
- a CDS encoding histone deacetylase family protein; protein product: MPRLATSDHYTLDLPAGHRFPIAKYALIREQLLWQSIAEPADFYEPGLCAEADVLRVHTADYWHRVRDLQLMPREVRSLGLPQSPKLVRRSLSSSAGTLQSALHALCDGIGLNLAGGTHHAFADRGEGFCVLNDQAIAAAHLLAHGLARQVLIVDLDVHQGDGTAAIFRNEPRVFTFSMHAGANYPLRKEQSDLDVALALGTDDAAYLAQLAATLGPLVERVRPDFIFYQAGVDVLATDKLGKLALTPAGCRRRDELVLGLCHARHLPVAVSMGGGYSERLADIVDAHCNTFRVAFELWP
- a CDS encoding transposase family protein is translated as MNYVALRERPTQFLALTSLLPAEFDDLLTDFTPRWERYHRYHTLDGDRRRIPAHRERANATLAGTDTKLFFLLTYLKTNFLQQHQATSFGVSQTRVSRLAGPLLDVLNQTLAARHLLPVRDGAQLAQCLAAHPVKVFTCDGVERGIPRNADRAAQEEEYSAKKKSTP